From the Perognathus longimembris pacificus isolate PPM17 chromosome 9, ASM2315922v1, whole genome shotgun sequence genome, one window contains:
- the LOC125357730 gene encoding trace amine-associated receptor 2 yields MYSFMAGAIFITVFGNLAMIVSISYFRQLHTPTNFLILSMAITDFLLGFAIMPYSMVRSVENCWYFGLTFCKIHYSFDLMLSITSIFHLCSVAVDRFYAICYPLRYPAKMTIPVIKRLLFLCWSVPGAFAFGVVFSEAYADGIEGYNVLVACSSSCPVMFNKLWGTTLFMAGFFTPSSMMVGIYGKIFAVSRKHARTINNLPENQNSQMKKDKKAAKTLGIVMGVFLLCWFPCFFTILLDPFLNFSTPVVLFDALTWFGYFNSTCNPLIYGFFYPWFRRALKYILLGKIFSSQFYNTDLFTQKETE; encoded by the coding sequence ATGTATTCATTTATGGCAGGAGCCATATTCATCACGGTATTTGGCAATCTCGCCATGATCGTTTCCATTTCCTACTTCAGGCAGCTTCACACACCGACCAACTTCCTTATCCTCTCCATGGCGATCACCGACTTCCTCCTGGGATTCGCCATTATGCCATACAGCATGGTCAGATCCGTGGAGAACTGCTGGTATTTTGGGCTTACATTTTGCAAGATTCATTATAGTTTTGACCTGATGCTCAGCATAACATCCATTTTCCATCTTTGCTCGGTGGCCGTTGATAGATTTTATGCTATCTGTTACCCTTTACGTTATCCAGCCAAAATGACAATCCCAGTCATTAAACGGTTGCTGTTTCTCTGCTGGTCAGTGCCTGGAGCCTTTGCCTTTGGCGTGGTCTTCTCCGAGGCCTATGCTGATGGCATTGAAGGCTATAATGTCTTGGTTGCTTGTTCCAGTTCCTGCCCAGTCATGTTCAACAAGCTCTGGGGGACGACTTTGTTCATGGCAGGTTTTTTTACTCCTAGTTCTATGATGGTGGGGATTTATGGCAAAATTTTTGCAGTCTCCAGAAAACATGCTCGTACCATTAATAACTTGCCGGAAAATCAAAATAGTcaaatgaaaaaagacaaaaaagcagCCAAAACATTGGGAATCGTGATGGGTGTGTTCTTGTTATGTTGGTTTCCCTGTTTCTTCACCATTTTACTAGATCCCTTTTTGAACTTCTCAACACCTGTAGTTCTGTTTGATGCTTTGACATGGTTTGGTTATTTTAATTCCACATGTAATCCCTTAATTTATGGTTTCTTCTATCCCTGGTTTCGCAGAGCACTTAAATACATTTTGCTAGGAAAAATTTTCAGCTCACAGTTTTATAACACAGATTTGTTCACTCAGAAAGAAACTGAATAG